Proteins encoded in a region of the Methanobrevibacter millerae genome:
- a CDS encoding YitT family protein: MKRYSRYIVYLISLFIISLGASLSIKANLGTSPLICIPYVCSLISNLSVGTTSFLFSVLLILIQVILLKGGFEKRQYLQLVIGTIFSVFIDFTLFLVDFLNPTDYFSQLALLIVSCVVMAFGVLLEIKTEVVYIPGMDSL, translated from the coding sequence ATGAAAAGATATTCTCGTTATATTGTTTATTTAATTTCTTTGTTTATCATATCTCTTGGCGCATCCTTGTCTATCAAGGCTAATTTAGGCACATCTCCTTTAATTTGCATTCCATATGTCTGCAGTCTAATTTCTAATTTGAGTGTTGGCACAACAAGCTTTTTATTTAGTGTTCTACTTATTTTAATTCAGGTTATTCTTCTTAAAGGAGGCTTTGAGAAAAGGCAATACTTGCAATTGGTTATCGGAACTATTTTTTCTGTCTTCATTGATTTTACATTATTTTTAGTTGATTTCTTAAATCCCACGGATTATTTTTCACAATTGGCTTTATTAATTGTAAGTTGTGTTGTCATGGCTTTTGGTGTTTTACTTGAAATTAAAACGGAAGTTGTTTATATTCCGGGGATGGATTCATTGTAG
- a CDS encoding helix-turn-helix domain-containing protein: MTNSVIYNYDACPINSVNDLLSRKWIFGIMKDLFAGKKHFNEFKQDKPELSNVVLSDNLKYLESKGLIYKKVIEDDGKRNTEYYLTDKGKKMNKILYEMVVFGLYELESDLRTDDYKNEIKKGYKDILDLYVFSFNFTFQYILRYFP, encoded by the coding sequence ATGACTAATAGTGTAATTTATAATTATGATGCATGTCCTATCAATAGTGTCAATGATTTGTTAAGTAGGAAATGGATTTTTGGCATTATGAAAGATTTGTTTGCAGGTAAAAAGCATTTTAATGAATTTAAACAAGACAAACCTGAATTGAGTAATGTTGTATTATCAGATAACTTGAAATATCTTGAAAGTAAGGGTTTGATTTACAAAAAAGTCATTGAAGATGATGGCAAAAGAAATACTGAATATTATCTTACAGATAAAGGAAAGAAAATGAATAAAATTTTATATGAAATGGTTGTTTTCGGATTATATGAATTGGAATCTGATTTAAGAACTGATGATTATAAAAATGAAATAAAAAAAGGATATAAGGATATTTTGGATTTATATGTATTCTCTTTTAATTTTACTTTCCAATACATTTTGAGGTATTTCCCTTAG
- a CDS encoding radical SAM protein, which produces MHYTGTVYRNPYEPPSPLLEITQGCSHNKCKFCNMYSAVKFKPSPIEWIEEDLAEIASMYPNTHRLQLLSADPFVLSFEQLDEICDLVHNYLSDIEIMTMAARVDNIKDKTVEELEILKSKGIVELNLGAESGDDWTLKRVNKGYESKDILKQCSKLDEAGIDYWLTFLNGLAGKEHSKDHAINSAKIFSQCNPTVVGTGGLVLFEGTGLLAQYRQGKFNPLSEKGLMEELKLFIENLDFDGRFITHHTFSMNLNNSNFKENKQRILDSLQHGIDNLDMDRLTQIRNNKRSL; this is translated from the coding sequence ATGCATTATACTGGAACAGTTTATAGGAACCCGTATGAACCTCCTTCACCATTGCTTGAAATAACTCAAGGATGCAGCCATAATAAATGTAAATTCTGCAATATGTATTCAGCAGTAAAATTCAAGCCTTCTCCTATTGAATGGATTGAAGAGGATTTAGCAGAAATTGCATCAATGTATCCTAATACTCATAGATTGCAACTGTTGAGTGCTGATCCTTTTGTATTGAGCTTTGAGCAGCTTGATGAAATTTGTGATTTGGTCCATAATTATTTGTCTGATATTGAAATCATGACAATGGCCGCACGTGTTGACAATATTAAGGATAAAACTGTTGAAGAGCTTGAAATTCTTAAGAGCAAAGGAATTGTTGAGTTAAATCTTGGAGCTGAAAGCGGTGATGATTGGACACTTAAACGAGTTAATAAAGGTTATGAAAGTAAAGATATTTTAAAACAGTGTTCTAAGCTTGATGAGGCTGGAATTGATTACTGGTTAACTTTTTTAAATGGTCTTGCAGGTAAAGAACATTCAAAAGATCATGCCATTAATTCTGCTAAAATATTTAGCCAGTGCAATCCTACGGTTGTTGGAACTGGAGGTTTGGTTTTGTTTGAAGGAACTGGATTGCTTGCTCAATATAGGCAGGGCAAATTCAACCCATTATCTGAAAAGGGTTTGATGGAAGAGTTAAAATTGTTCATTGAAAATTTGGATTTTGATGGAAGGTTCATCACTCACCATACATTTTCAATGAATTTAAATAATTCAAACTTTAAAGAAAATAAACAGAGAATATTGGATTCGCTTCAACATGGAATTGATAATTTGGATATGGATAGATTAACTCAAATAAGAAATAATAAAAGGAGTTTATAA
- a CDS encoding MarR family winged helix-turn-helix transcriptional regulator produces MKFKSITELPNKELKNTPFEFIILKLSDICIVALNKQFKDLDITLNQANFLIVINTEKSIPQSYISQLLNIHGGSVTKALKRLENKNLVEIFPDPKNKSKNIVKITEKGKEVTKEFVKIINQIEDEIFSEYTNEEKEKLKVTLRELSKKYYELNP; encoded by the coding sequence ATGAAATTTAAAAGCATAACTGAATTGCCTAATAAAGAGCTGAAAAATACTCCCTTTGAATTTATAATCTTAAAATTATCTGACATTTGTATAGTTGCCCTAAATAAACAGTTCAAAGATTTAGACATTACACTAAATCAGGCAAATTTTTTAATCGTGATTAACACAGAAAAAAGCATACCCCAATCATACATTTCACAACTGCTAAATATTCATGGGGGAAGTGTCACTAAAGCTTTAAAAAGACTTGAAAATAAGAATTTGGTTGAAATTTTCCCAGACCCTAAAAATAAAAGTAAAAACATCGTGAAAATTACTGAAAAAGGAAAAGAAGTAACAAAGGAATTTGTAAAAATCATTAATCAAATCGAAGATGAAATATTTAGTGAATATACAAATGAAGAAAAAGAAAAACTAAAAGTTACACTCCGAGAGTTATCAAAAAAGTATTATGAATTGAATCCATGA
- a CDS encoding radical SAM protein, giving the protein MHYTGPIYRHPLEADTPIVEISYGCSWNKCNFCNMYKVKFGASPEEHIVEDLEELSSYYPKTLSRIIVANGDPLALSTKRLLKVSELIQKYFPEINTISCQSSIRNLIHKSQDEIDQLAEAKYNDIYIGLESGLPPVLKQMNKGDTQEQEYETLKKLKNAGIRYIALLMGGVGGYDYSNEHVIETAKLLNTYPPKMVSIITTGIVSGTKLDEMAKNGEFK; this is encoded by the coding sequence ATGCATTATACAGGACCAATTTACAGACATCCACTAGAAGCAGATACTCCTATTGTTGAAATCAGTTACGGGTGCTCATGGAACAAATGCAATTTCTGCAATATGTATAAAGTTAAATTTGGAGCCTCACCTGAAGAGCACATTGTAGAAGATTTAGAGGAGTTATCAAGTTATTATCCAAAAACACTATCCAGAATAATAGTTGCAAATGGCGATCCACTAGCATTATCAACAAAGAGACTGCTAAAAGTAAGCGAATTAATACAGAAATATTTTCCAGAAATAAATACTATAAGCTGTCAAAGCTCAATTAGAAACTTAATACACAAGTCACAGGATGAAATTGACCAGCTTGCCGAAGCAAAATACAATGATATATACATAGGGCTTGAATCCGGATTACCACCTGTTTTAAAACAAATGAATAAAGGAGATACACAGGAACAGGAATATGAAACTCTCAAAAAACTGAAAAATGCTGGAATAAGATATATTGCACTTTTAATGGGTGGAGTTGGAGGCTATGACTATTCAAATGAGCATGTTATCGAAACCGCAAAATTATTGAATACATATCCTCCAAAAATGGTGTCCATAATAACAACTGGAATTGTTAGTGGAACAAAACTGGATGAAATGGCTAAAAATGGAGAATTTAAGTAG
- a CDS encoding helix-turn-helix domain-containing protein translates to MNIEDICPVSESLDFFSRKWVLCILMDMFRGKKHFTEFQESNPTLSNHVLSQTLKYMEEMELIKKEKSELKTRNKTSYILLEKGLKTNKILYELSVFSLNELECSKLKKDIKNEILENYTESLNI, encoded by the coding sequence ATGAATATAGAAGATATCTGTCCAGTAAGTGAATCCCTAGATTTTTTCTCAAGAAAATGGGTTCTATGCATTTTAATGGATATGTTTAGAGGAAAAAAACATTTTACAGAATTTCAGGAATCAAATCCTACATTAAGCAATCATGTATTATCACAAACATTGAAATATATGGAAGAAATGGAACTGATAAAAAAAGAAAAATCCGAACTGAAAACACGAAACAAAACATCATATATTTTATTGGAAAAGGGCCTTAAAACAAACAAGATTTTATATGAACTGAGCGTATTTTCTTTAAATGAATTAGAATGCAGCAAATTAAAGAAAGATATAAAAAATGAAATTTTAGAAAACTACACTGAAAGCTTGAATATTTAA
- a CDS encoding alpha/beta fold hydrolase — MDLLKHDNCILENFKFQNGAVLENVNVAYSTMGKPKYDDEGKITNLILLSHSYEESFESYWGKDIILSEDFLFDRKDYFFVIIIPLGIPDSCSPSLTKLNHNFPKYTFEDRVNFKRQFLKEKFDFTKIHAILANSVGGYESLVWAYMYPDDMELLIVLSVTYRIRGDNYIVALSIKEIIESNENFYDEIYDNSLIKMMLPLFKLCYINSIPKNKLFYSDHDEIDMFLADFEDRSLFRDIYDFYYVNELLINYDIEDKLSNVKAKTLVIGDTNHIYYDFETDILPFKELIKDSTVVSVCLERNVDENGDFSDYLNSLKNFLN, encoded by the coding sequence ATGGATTTATTAAAGCATGATAATTGCATTCTAGAAAATTTTAAATTTCAAAATGGTGCAGTTCTTGAAAATGTGAATGTGGCTTACTCTACAATGGGAAAACCGAAATATGATGATGAAGGTAAAATTACTAATTTGATACTGCTTTCACATAGTTATGAAGAAAGTTTTGAATCATATTGGGGTAAAGATATTATTTTGAGTGAAGATTTTCTTTTTGATAGAAAAGACTATTTTTTTGTCATTATTATTCCTTTAGGAATTCCAGATTCTTGTTCTCCATCACTAACTAAATTAAATCATAATTTTCCAAAATATACGTTTGAAGACAGAGTAAATTTTAAAAGACAATTTTTAAAAGAGAAGTTTGACTTTACTAAGATTCATGCTATATTAGCAAATAGTGTCGGTGGTTATGAATCATTAGTTTGGGCATATATGTATCCTGATGACATGGAGTTATTGATAGTGCTATCTGTTACTTATAGAATACGTGGTGATAATTATATTGTTGCATTAAGTATTAAGGAGATTATTGAATCTAATGAAAATTTCTATGATGAAATTTATGATAACTCACTGATTAAGATGATGCTTCCTTTATTTAAATTATGTTATATTAATTCTATTCCTAAAAATAAATTATTCTATTCAGATCATGATGAGATTGATATGTTTTTAGCAGATTTTGAGGATAGGTCTCTTTTTAGGGATATCTATGATTTTTATTATGTAAATGAATTATTGATTAATTATGATATTGAGGATAAATTGTCTAATGTCAAAGCCAAAACTCTTGTAATAGGAGATACTAATCATATATATTATGATTTTGAAACAGATATTTTACCTTTCAAAGAATTAATAAAGGATTCAACTGTTGTTTCTGTGTGTTTAGAACGTAATGTTGATGAAAATGGGGATTTTTCTGATTATTTAAATAGTTTAAAAAACTTTTTAAATTAA
- a CDS encoding winged helix-turn-helix transcriptional regulator, with amino-acid sequence MSTKVLHQTLTELESVGLIDKKIIQEKPKLTECSLTEKGNFPKS; translated from the coding sequence ATTTCAACAAAAGTCCTGCATCAAACATTAACTGAATTGGAATCTGTCGGATTGATTGATAAAAAAATTATCCAAGAAAAACCTAAATTAACTGAATGTTCCTTAACTGAAAAAGGAAACTTTCCAAAAAGTTAA
- a CDS encoding nuclear transport factor 2 family protein, which produces MRFNIDEYRAVEKAAEKFVKSVAEGNSEYAKELFIDEAVLFGYLDGDLEHGSIQQFYDNVDSVAAGDEFNARIDVLLLEETLAVVRVLEESWGGRIDFTDVLLMLKMDGEWKAVAKAYNQNSNTIQ; this is translated from the coding sequence ATGAGATTTAATATTGATGAATATCGTGCTGTTGAAAAAGCGGCAGAAAAGTTTGTAAAAAGTGTAGCTGAAGGCAATAGTGAATATGCAAAAGAATTATTCATTGATGAAGCAGTATTGTTCGGTTATTTGGATGGTGATTTGGAACATGGATCCATACAACAGTTCTATGATAATGTGGATAGTGTAGCTGCTGGAGATGAATTCAATGCAAGAATTGATGTGCTTCTTTTAGAAGAAACCTTGGCTGTTGTAAGAGTTCTTGAAGAAAGTTGGGGTGGGCGTATTGATTTTACGGATGTATTGTTGATGTTAAAAATGGATGGTGAATGGAAAGCGGTTGCAAAAGCTTATAACCAAAATTCAAACACAATCCAATAA